A genomic region of Pseudomonas sp. RSB 5.4 contains the following coding sequences:
- a CDS encoding 7TM diverse intracellular signaling domain-containing protein produces MRYLLMLLFCLPLFASAVEFDENTQSLPLGRSLQVFEDPSGQASIADVRAQAAAGNFKPHDKATLNAGYSRSAFWLKIDLHYRPNNPAAQRTWLLELAYPPLDHLDLYMADANGDYRLIRQTGDALPFASREIRQNNYLFDLEFKPEQQRTVYLRLASEGSIQAPVTLWSSTAYLEDQPVRLYVLGIIYGVLLGMLVYNLFIYLSVRDTSYLYYIFYIASFGLYQLSVNGAAVEYFWPDNPWWANAATPFFIGCAGLFGSQFARSFLQTRTHSRWLDYLLIALIAFGALVVGLSLMTSYALSLRLATLLALVFTVVIFAAGILAWWRGLRVARYFIIAWSAFLLGGIVNTLMVLGLLPNVFLTMYASQIGSAIEVALLSLALADRINAMREQQAQTLFDAGQKLEVLNQQLAHSNKLKDEFLATLTHELRTPMNGVIGSLELMQTVELEPELEQYQQTAAGSARDMMRMVNGILTLTELQAGKLKATPGSFSLRAVVEALRVQFDGNAASKSLDFKVEVLPTLPDRLHGDSAKLAQCLECLLDNAIKFTRVGGLALRVTGKPSAGNRLALSFAVIDTGIGFTDLGEATMYQRFFQLDGSMTREYGGLGVGLAICRQLVELLGGKLTHRSQPGSGSRFQLDVEFELPEVEAAPTADALHERSRAPQDCTVLLVDDNSVNQLVMRGMLLKLGFRVRTADNGAAALDYLQREAFDAVLIDCQLPSHEGASLCCQIHGLPGCANLPVFMLALGTDREHCAPGTRIDYLNKPVKFEDLQTALERRLLSA; encoded by the coding sequence ATGCGCTATTTGCTGATGTTGCTGTTCTGCTTGCCCCTCTTCGCAAGCGCCGTCGAGTTCGACGAAAATACCCAGAGCCTTCCCCTGGGCCGCTCATTGCAAGTGTTCGAGGACCCAAGCGGTCAGGCGAGCATCGCCGACGTCCGCGCTCAAGCGGCGGCGGGCAATTTCAAACCTCACGACAAAGCCACGCTCAATGCCGGTTACTCGCGCTCGGCGTTCTGGCTGAAGATCGACCTGCATTACCGTCCGAACAACCCGGCCGCCCAGCGCACCTGGCTGCTGGAACTGGCGTATCCGCCGCTCGATCACCTCGACCTTTATATGGCCGATGCCAATGGCGACTACCGGCTGATCCGGCAAACCGGCGACGCCTTGCCGTTCGCCAGTCGCGAGATCCGCCAGAACAACTACCTGTTCGACCTTGAGTTCAAGCCGGAGCAACAACGCACCGTGTACCTGCGCCTGGCCAGTGAGGGTTCGATCCAGGCGCCGGTGACCTTATGGTCGAGCACCGCGTACCTCGAGGATCAGCCGGTGCGCCTGTATGTGCTGGGGATCATTTATGGCGTGCTGCTGGGGATGCTGGTCTACAACCTGTTCATCTACCTGAGCGTGCGCGACACCAGTTACCTCTATTACATCTTCTACATCGCTTCGTTCGGCCTTTATCAACTGTCGGTGAACGGCGCGGCGGTCGAGTATTTCTGGCCGGACAATCCGTGGTGGGCCAACGCCGCCACACCATTTTTCATCGGTTGCGCCGGCCTGTTCGGCAGCCAGTTCGCCCGCAGTTTCCTGCAGACAAGAACCCACAGCCGCTGGCTCGACTATTTATTGATCGCCCTGATCGCATTCGGCGCGCTGGTGGTCGGGCTGTCGCTGATGACCAGTTACGCCTTGTCGCTGCGCCTGGCGACCCTGTTGGCGCTGGTGTTCACCGTGGTGATCTTCGCCGCCGGGATTCTCGCCTGGTGGCGCGGCTTGCGGGTGGCGCGTTATTTCATCATTGCCTGGTCGGCATTCCTGCTCGGCGGCATCGTCAATACGCTGATGGTGCTCGGCCTGCTGCCGAACGTGTTCCTGACCATGTACGCCAGCCAGATCGGTTCGGCGATCGAAGTGGCGCTGCTGTCGCTGGCGCTGGCCGACCGCATCAACGCGATGCGCGAGCAACAGGCGCAGACTCTGTTCGATGCCGGGCAGAAACTTGAAGTGCTCAACCAGCAACTGGCCCACAGCAACAAGCTCAAGGATGAATTCCTTGCGACGCTGACCCACGAATTGCGCACGCCGATGAACGGCGTGATCGGTTCGCTGGAGCTGATGCAGACCGTCGAGCTGGAACCTGAACTGGAGCAATACCAGCAAACCGCCGCCGGTTCCGCCCGGGACATGATGCGCATGGTCAACGGCATCCTCACCCTCACCGAACTGCAGGCCGGCAAGCTCAAGGCGACGCCGGGCAGCTTCAGCCTGCGCGCGGTGGTCGAGGCCTTGCGCGTGCAGTTCGATGGCAACGCGGCGAGCAAGTCGCTGGACTTCAAGGTCGAGGTACTGCCGACCCTGCCGGATCGCTTGCACGGCGACAGCGCCAAACTGGCGCAGTGCCTGGAGTGCCTGCTGGACAACGCGATCAAGTTCACCCGGGTCGGTGGTCTCGCGCTGCGAGTGACCGGCAAACCGTCGGCGGGCAATCGCTTGGCGCTGTCGTTTGCGGTGATCGACACCGGCATCGGTTTCACCGATCTGGGCGAGGCGACGATGTATCAGCGCTTCTTCCAGCTCGATGGTTCGATGACCCGCGAATACGGTGGGCTGGGCGTGGGGCTGGCGATCTGTCGGCAACTGGTGGAACTGCTCGGCGGCAAGCTCACGCACCGCTCCCAACCTGGCAGCGGCAGCCGTTTTCAACTGGATGTCGAGTTCGAGCTGCCGGAAGTCGAAGCGGCGCCAACCGCGGACGCGCTGCACGAGCGCAGCCGTGCGCCGCAGGATTGCACGGTGTTGCTGGTGGATGACAACAGCGTCAACCAACTGGTGATGCGCGGCATGCTGCTCAAACTGGGGTTCCGCGTACGCACGGCGGACAACGGCGCGGCGGCGCTGGATTATCTGCAGCGCGAGGCCTTCGATGCGGTGCTGATCGATTGCCAGTTGCCCAGCCACGAAGGGGCCTCGTTGTGCTGCCAGATTCATGGGTTGCCCGGCTGCGCCAATCTGCCGGTGTTCATGCTGGCCCTGGGCACGGATCGCGAGCATTGCGCACCGGGCACGCGCATCGATTACCTGAACAAGCCGGTGAAATTCGAAGACCTGCAAACGGCGCTGGAGCGTCGGTTGCTTAGCGCGTAA
- a CDS encoding hydroxymethylpyrimidine/phosphomethylpyrimidine kinase gives MNIYSSRPVVLCLSGHDPSGGAGLQADIEALLAQGCHAAPAVTALTVQDTVNVTDFRVLDREWVLAQANAVLNDSEVAAVKLGMLGSLEMVDTVVELLSAHPHLPVVCDPVLRAGGGGRLGKDEVGYAMRERLLPLSIIATPNLPEARILAELPEGTADECAEKLLPFVKNLLITGGHGDETEIHNRLYSRDGLRETFYCQRLPGSYHGSGCTLASALAGRLAQGENLASAVRTALDYTWRTLRDAEQLGKGQFVPRRLPLDFCS, from the coding sequence ATGAATATCTACAGCTCCCGCCCCGTTGTCCTCTGTCTCTCCGGCCACGACCCCAGTGGTGGCGCCGGCTTGCAGGCAGATATCGAAGCCCTGCTCGCGCAGGGTTGCCATGCGGCTCCGGCCGTCACCGCCCTGACCGTGCAAGACACCGTCAACGTCACTGACTTCCGCGTCCTCGACCGTGAGTGGGTACTGGCCCAGGCCAATGCCGTGCTCAACGACTCCGAAGTCGCTGCGGTCAAACTGGGCATGCTCGGTTCGTTGGAAATGGTCGACACCGTTGTCGAACTGCTTTCGGCGCACCCGCACCTGCCAGTGGTCTGCGACCCGGTGCTGCGTGCCGGCGGCGGCGGACGCCTGGGCAAGGATGAAGTCGGTTATGCGATGCGCGAGCGTCTGCTGCCGCTGTCGATCATTGCCACCCCCAACCTTCCCGAAGCGCGGATTCTCGCCGAATTGCCCGAAGGCACGGCGGACGAGTGCGCGGAAAAACTCTTGCCGTTCGTCAAAAACCTGCTGATCACCGGCGGCCATGGCGACGAAACTGAAATCCACAATCGCCTGTACAGCCGTGACGGCCTGCGTGAAACCTTCTATTGCCAGCGTTTGCCGGGCAGTTATCACGGTTCCGGCTGCACATTGGCCAGCGCCCTCGCCGGTCGGCTGGCCCAGGGTGAAAACCTTGCCAGCGCCGTGCGTACCGCACTGGATTACACCTGGCGCACCCTGCGCGACGCCGAACAACTGGGCAAAGGCCAGTTTGTGCCGCGTCGCCTGCCGCTGGATTTTTGCTCGTAA
- the thiE gene encoding thiamine phosphate synthase: MKLRGLYAITDSQLLAGKFLSYVEAALEGGVTLLQYRDKSSDEARRLREAEALRNLCERYKTQLIINDDAELAARLNVGVHLGQTDGPLSPTRALLGSKAIIGSTCHAQLELAEQAAKEGASYVAFGRFFNSNTKPGAPSCSLDLLDEAKRKLHLPVCAIGGITLDNAAPLVAHGVDLLAVVHGLFGAESTAEVTRRARAFNELLKI; encoded by the coding sequence ATGAAACTCCGTGGCCTGTACGCCATCACCGACAGCCAATTGCTGGCGGGCAAGTTTCTGTCGTACGTGGAGGCGGCGCTGGAAGGCGGCGTCACCCTGCTGCAATACCGCGACAAAAGCAGCGACGAGGCCCGCCGTCTGCGCGAGGCCGAAGCGCTGCGTAACCTGTGCGAGCGCTACAAGACGCAGTTGATCATCAACGATGACGCCGAGCTGGCCGCACGCCTCAACGTCGGCGTGCACCTGGGGCAGACCGACGGCCCGCTGTCGCCGACCCGCGCCCTGCTCGGCTCCAAGGCCATCATCGGTTCGACCTGCCACGCGCAGCTCGAACTGGCTGAACAGGCCGCCAAGGAAGGCGCGAGTTATGTCGCCTTCGGCCGCTTCTTCAATTCCAACACCAAACCCGGCGCGCCAAGCTGCAGCCTCGATCTGCTCGACGAGGCCAAACGCAAGCTGCACCTGCCGGTCTGCGCGATTGGCGGCATCACCCTCGACAACGCCGCGCCGCTGGTGGCCCATGGGGTCGACCTGCTGGCGGTGGTCCACGGCTTGTTCGGTGCAGAGAGCACCGCCGAAGTGACCCGCCGCGCCCGCGCCTTCAACGAACTTCTGAAAATCTGA
- the hemL gene encoding glutamate-1-semialdehyde 2,1-aminomutase yields the protein MSRSETLFANAQKHIPGGVNSPVRAFKSVGGTPLFFKHAEGAYVTDEDDKRYVDYVGSWGPMILGHSHPDVLDAVRNQLQHGLSYGAPTAMETEMADLVCSLVPSMDMVRMVSSGTEATMSAIRLARGYTGRDSIIKFEGCYHGHSDSLLVKAGSGALTQGVPSSAGVPAAFAKHTLTLPFNDIDAVEKMLAEVGQDVACIIVEPVAGNMNCVPPAPGFLEGLRALCDKHGVVLIFDEVMTGFRVALGGAQAHYGVTPDLTTFGKIIGGGMPVGCFGGKREIMERIAPLGPVYQAGTLSGNPLAMAAGLTTLRLISRPGFHAELTDYTTRLLDGLQQRADAAGIPFVTTQAGGMFGLYFSGADDIVTFEDVMASDAALFGRFFHLMLEGGVYLAPSAFEAGFTSIAHGEAELKITLDAAERAFAALK from the coding sequence ATGTCTCGTTCCGAAACCCTGTTTGCCAATGCCCAGAAACACATTCCCGGTGGCGTGAACTCGCCGGTTCGCGCGTTCAAGAGCGTGGGCGGCACACCGCTGTTCTTCAAGCATGCCGAAGGCGCCTACGTCACCGACGAAGACGACAAGCGCTATGTGGATTACGTCGGTTCGTGGGGGCCGATGATCCTCGGCCACAGCCACCCGGATGTGCTCGACGCGGTGCGCAATCAGCTGCAACACGGCCTGTCCTACGGCGCGCCGACCGCGATGGAAACCGAGATGGCCGATCTGGTCTGCTCGCTGGTGCCGTCGATGGACATGGTGCGCATGGTCAGCTCCGGCACCGAAGCGACCATGAGCGCGATTCGTCTGGCCCGTGGTTACACCGGTCGGGACAGCATCATCAAGTTCGAAGGCTGCTACCACGGCCACTCCGACAGCCTGCTGGTCAAGGCCGGTTCCGGCGCGCTGACCCAAGGTGTGCCGAGCTCCGCCGGTGTACCGGCAGCGTTCGCCAAACACACCCTGACCCTGCCGTTCAACGACATCGACGCAGTGGAAAAGATGCTCGCCGAAGTCGGTCAGGACGTCGCCTGCATCATCGTCGAGCCAGTCGCGGGCAACATGAACTGCGTACCGCCGGCGCCGGGTTTCCTCGAAGGCCTGCGTGCGCTGTGCGACAAGCATGGCGTGGTACTGATTTTCGACGAAGTGATGACCGGTTTCCGCGTTGCCCTCGGCGGCGCCCAGGCGCACTACGGCGTGACCCCGGATCTGACCACGTTCGGCAAGATCATCGGTGGCGGCATGCCGGTCGGCTGCTTCGGCGGCAAGCGTGAAATCATGGAGCGCATCGCGCCGCTGGGTCCGGTGTACCAGGCCGGCACCCTGTCGGGTAACCCACTGGCGATGGCCGCCGGTCTGACCACCCTGCGTCTGATCAGCCGTCCGGGGTTCCACGCCGAACTGACCGACTACACCACGCGCCTGCTCGACGGCCTGCAACAACGCGCCGATGCGGCGGGCATTCCGTTCGTGACCACGCAAGCGGGTGGCATGTTCGGCCTGTACTTCAGCGGCGCCGACGACATCGTCACCTTTGAAGACGTGATGGCCAGCGACGCGGCACTGTTCGGTCGCTTCTTCCATCTGATGCTGGAAGGTGGCGTGTACCTGGCGCCGAGTGCATTCGAAGCTGGTTTCACCTCGATCGCCCACGGCGAAGCCGAGCTGAAAATCACCCTGGACGCTGCCGAACGCGCCTTCGCTGCATTGAAGTAA
- a CDS encoding tetratricopeptide repeat protein encodes MNRTGRTLALGCLLLLQPLLAHAQAGGNSLLIPAMGRCTLNTQPQDVTQALAACQKAADEGDAQAQYELGEFYYDGKNAPRDLNQALSYFEKASLQGHAQAQFKLGTMFFHGEGVQANNIQAYIVLKMAAVNGAEDALDTADEVSEKMSREDLETATQVLGQIFRKYLMELQSADGRTPFSPLP; translated from the coding sequence ATGAACCGCACCGGCCGCACCCTTGCCTTGGGCTGCCTGTTGCTCCTTCAGCCCCTGCTCGCGCATGCACAAGCAGGCGGCAACTCGTTGTTGATCCCGGCGATGGGTCGTTGCACCCTCAATACTCAGCCGCAAGACGTCACGCAGGCACTGGCTGCCTGCCAGAAAGCGGCGGATGAAGGGGATGCGCAAGCGCAATACGAGTTGGGTGAGTTCTACTACGACGGCAAGAATGCGCCGCGCGACCTCAATCAAGCCCTGAGCTATTTCGAAAAGGCCTCGTTGCAAGGCCATGCTCAGGCACAGTTCAAGCTCGGCACCATGTTCTTCCACGGCGAAGGCGTGCAGGCCAACAACATTCAGGCGTACATCGTGCTGAAGATGGCCGCGGTCAACGGCGCCGAAGATGCGCTGGACACCGCCGACGAGGTCTCGGAAAAAATGTCCCGCGAAGACCTCGAAACCGCGACCCAGGTGCTCGGGCAAATTTTCCGTAAATACCTGATGGAACTGCAGAGCGCGGATGGGCGTACGCCGTTTTCGCCGCTTCCCTGA
- a CDS encoding DUF1820 family protein, translating to MTKREAPIYKVIFLNQGQVFEMYAKQIYQSDLWGFLEVEEFVFGERTQVVVDPSEEKLKAQFEGVVRSFVPMHSIVRIDEVERLGTPKISEARGAVGNVMPFPMPMPEK from the coding sequence ATGACCAAACGCGAAGCTCCAATCTACAAGGTGATTTTCCTCAACCAGGGCCAGGTGTTCGAAATGTACGCCAAGCAGATCTATCAAAGTGATCTGTGGGGTTTTCTGGAAGTGGAAGAGTTCGTCTTTGGCGAGCGCACGCAAGTGGTCGTCGATCCGAGCGAAGAGAAGCTCAAGGCGCAGTTCGAAGGCGTGGTGCGCAGCTTTGTGCCGATGCATTCGATCGTGCGCATCGACGAGGTGGAGCGTCTGGGCACCCCGAAAATCAGCGAAGCCCGTGGCGCGGTCGGCAATGTGATGCCGTTTCCGATGCCGATGCCTGAGAAGTAA
- the miaB gene encoding tRNA (N6-isopentenyl adenosine(37)-C2)-methylthiotransferase MiaB produces the protein MAKKLYIETHGCQMNEYDSSRMVDLLGEHQALEVTARAEDADVILLNTCSIRERAQDRVYSQLGRWRELKLANPDMVIAVGGCVASQEGAAIRDRAPYVDVVFGPQTLHRLPEMIDAARSSKLPQVDVSFPEIEKFDHLPEPRIDGPSAYVSVMEGCSKYCTFCVVPYTRGEEVSRPFDDVIAEIIHLAENGVREVTLLGQNVNGYRGLTHDGRLADLAELIRVVAAVDGIDRIRYTTSHPLEFSDSLIQAHAEVPELVKHLHLPVQSGSDRILAAMKRNHTALEYKSKLRKLRAAVPGICISSDFIVGFPGETEKDFEQTMKLIADVGFDFSYSFVYSQRPGTPAADLADDTPEELKKERLNALQHRLNQQGFEISRQMVGSIQRILVTDYSKKDPGELQGRTENNRIVNFRCDNPTLIGQFADVHIDAAQPHSLRGSLVQ, from the coding sequence ATGGCCAAGAAGCTTTACATCGAAACCCACGGTTGCCAGATGAACGAGTACGACAGCTCGCGCATGGTCGATCTGCTGGGCGAACATCAGGCCCTGGAAGTCACCGCGCGTGCGGAAGACGCCGACGTGATTCTGCTCAACACCTGCTCGATCCGCGAACGCGCCCAGGATCGGGTGTACTCGCAACTCGGCCGCTGGCGCGAACTGAAACTGGCCAACCCGGACATGGTGATCGCCGTCGGTGGTTGCGTGGCCAGCCAGGAAGGCGCGGCGATCCGTGATCGCGCCCCGTATGTCGACGTGGTCTTCGGCCCGCAGACCCTGCACCGTCTGCCGGAAATGATCGACGCCGCACGCAGCAGCAAGTTGCCGCAAGTCGACGTCTCGTTCCCGGAAATCGAAAAATTCGACCACCTGCCCGAGCCGCGCATCGATGGACCGAGCGCCTACGTGTCGGTGATGGAAGGTTGCAGCAAGTACTGCACATTCTGCGTGGTGCCCTACACCCGTGGCGAAGAAGTCAGCCGGCCGTTCGATGACGTGATTGCCGAGATCATCCACCTCGCGGAAAACGGCGTGCGTGAAGTGACCTTGCTCGGGCAGAACGTCAACGGCTATCGCGGCCTGACCCACGACGGGCGCCTGGCCGATCTGGCCGAGCTGATCCGTGTGGTCGCTGCCGTCGATGGCATCGACCGCATTCGCTACACCACTTCGCACCCGCTGGAGTTCTCCGACAGCCTGATCCAGGCCCACGCCGAAGTGCCGGAGCTGGTCAAACACCTGCACTTGCCGGTGCAGTCGGGTTCCGACCGGATCCTCGCGGCGATGAAGCGCAACCACACGGCGCTGGAGTACAAGTCCAAACTGCGCAAACTGCGCGCTGCGGTGCCGGGGATCTGCATCAGCTCGGACTTCATCGTCGGCTTCCCCGGCGAGACCGAAAAAGATTTCGAGCAGACCATGAAGCTGATTGCCGACGTCGGTTTCGACTTCTCCTATTCCTTCGTCTACAGCCAGCGCCCGGGCACCCCGGCGGCCGATCTGGCCGACGACACCCCGGAAGAGCTGAAAAAAGAACGCCTGAACGCCTTGCAGCATCGTTTGAATCAGCAAGGGTTCGAGATCAGCCGACAAATGGTCGGCTCGATCCAGCGCATTCTAGTCACCGACTATTCGAAGAAGGACCCGGGCGAGCTGCAAGGGCGCACCGAGAATAATCGTATCGTCAACTTCCGCTGCGATAATCCGACCCTGATCGGCCAGTTCGCCGATGTGCACATAGACGCGGCGCAACCGCACTCGCTGCGCGGCTCGCTGGTCCAGTAA
- a CDS encoding PhoH family protein, whose translation MNAPIEPHRFILEPFEARRFANLCGQFDEHLRLIEQRLAIEIRNRGNQFELIGDPKHTTSAENLLRRLYRETKGTELSPDMVHLFLQESAVVELDNHAPAEASVALRTKKGMIRPRGLNQLRYVKEILGNDINFGIGPAGTGKTYLAVACAVDALEREQIRRILLVRPAVEAGEKLGFLPGDLSQKIDPYLRPLYDALYEMLGFEYVAKLIERQVIEVAPLAYMRGRTLNNSFIILDESQNTTVEQMKMFLTRIGFGSTAVITGDITQVDLPRGTKSGLHHVIEVLKDVPGISFTHFQPKDVVRHPLVQRIVEAYERFETRAEAAKETSRDA comes from the coding sequence TTGAACGCACCCATAGAACCACATCGTTTTATCCTCGAGCCCTTTGAGGCTCGCCGCTTCGCCAATCTGTGCGGGCAATTCGACGAGCACCTGCGCTTGATCGAACAACGCCTAGCCATCGAGATCCGCAATCGCGGAAACCAGTTCGAGCTGATCGGCGACCCCAAGCACACCACGTCTGCGGAAAACCTGCTGCGCCGCCTGTACCGCGAAACCAAGGGTACCGAGCTGTCGCCGGACATGGTGCACCTGTTCCTCCAGGAATCGGCCGTCGTCGAACTGGACAACCACGCCCCCGCCGAAGCCTCCGTCGCCCTGCGCACCAAGAAAGGCATGATTCGCCCACGTGGCTTGAATCAGCTGCGCTACGTGAAGGAAATCCTCGGCAACGACATCAACTTCGGCATCGGTCCGGCCGGTACCGGCAAGACCTATCTGGCCGTGGCTTGCGCCGTTGATGCCCTGGAGCGCGAGCAGATCCGCCGCATCCTGCTGGTGCGTCCGGCGGTTGAAGCGGGTGAAAAACTCGGCTTTTTGCCCGGCGACCTGAGTCAGAAGATCGACCCGTACCTGCGCCCGCTGTACGACGCGCTGTACGAAATGCTCGGCTTCGAATACGTGGCCAAGCTGATCGAACGTCAGGTGATCGAAGTCGCGCCGCTGGCCTACATGCGCGGTCGGACGCTGAACAACAGCTTCATCATTCTCGACGAAAGCCAGAACACCACCGTCGAACAGATGAAAATGTTCCTGACCCGGATCGGCTTTGGGTCCACCGCCGTCATCACCGGCGACATCACCCAGGTCGACCTGCCGCGCGGCACCAAGTCCGGGCTGCACCATGTGATCGAAGTGCTCAAGGACGTTCCGGGCATCAGCTTCACGCACTTCCAGCCCAAAGACGTTGTGCGTCACCCGTTGGTGCAGCGGATCGTCGAGGCCTACGAGCGCTTCGAGACCCGTGCCGAAGCCGCCAAGGAAACCTCGCGCGATGCTTGA
- the ybeY gene encoding rRNA maturation RNase YbeY — protein sequence MLELDLQIATEANAPSEADFREWCELALRQRTADSEMTIRLVDEEEGRELNHTWRHKDYATNVLSFPAEVPDEFLDIPLLGDLVICVAVVEREAAEQGKELQAHWAHLVIHGCLHLLGYDHIDDDEAEEMEALERELLAELGYPDPYADDEAETSPIVTTKDSE from the coding sequence ATGCTTGAGCTGGATCTGCAAATCGCTACCGAAGCGAACGCCCCGAGTGAAGCCGACTTCCGCGAATGGTGCGAATTGGCCCTGCGCCAGCGCACCGCCGACTCGGAAATGACCATTCGCCTGGTCGACGAGGAAGAAGGTCGCGAACTCAATCACACCTGGCGCCACAAGGATTACGCGACCAACGTTCTGTCGTTCCCGGCCGAAGTCCCGGACGAGTTTCTCGACATCCCGCTGCTCGGCGATCTGGTGATCTGCGTGGCTGTGGTCGAACGCGAAGCTGCCGAACAAGGCAAGGAACTCCAGGCCCATTGGGCACATCTAGTCATTCACGGCTGCTTGCATCTGCTCGGTTACGACCATATAGATGACGACGAAGCCGAAGAAATGGAAGCACTGGAGCGCGAGTTGCTTGCCGAACTCGGCTATCCCGATCCGTACGCGGACGACGAAGCCGAAACCTCCCCTATCGTTACAACAAAGGATTCAGAGTAA
- a CDS encoding HlyC/CorC family transporter, with translation MSEDRSSNGQKSWLGKLTQAFAHEPKNRQELLELLRDAHQNKLLDSEALAIVEGAIQVADLQVRDIMVPRSQMISIKATQTPREFLPAVLDSAHSRYPVIGESHDDVMGVLLAKDLLPLILKENGDSFNIKDLLRPATFVPESKRLNVLLREFRANHNHMAIVIDEYGGVAGLVTIEDVLEQIVGDIEDEHDVEEDSYIKPLPSGDFLIKALTPIENFNEFFDSEFSDDEFDTVGGLVMSAFGHLPKRNEITEIGAYRFRILNADSRRIHLLRLTPIAR, from the coding sequence ATGAGCGAAGATCGATCGAGCAACGGGCAGAAGTCATGGCTGGGTAAACTGACCCAGGCTTTTGCCCACGAGCCGAAGAACCGTCAGGAGCTGCTTGAGCTGCTGCGTGATGCACATCAGAACAAACTGCTGGACAGCGAAGCGCTGGCCATCGTCGAAGGCGCCATTCAGGTGGCTGACCTGCAAGTACGCGACATCATGGTCCCGCGCTCGCAGATGATCAGCATCAAGGCGACTCAGACCCCTCGTGAATTCCTGCCGGCCGTGCTCGACTCGGCCCACTCGCGCTACCCGGTCATCGGCGAAAGCCACGACGACGTGATGGGCGTGCTGCTGGCCAAGGATCTGCTGCCGCTGATCCTCAAGGAGAACGGCGACAGCTTCAACATCAAGGACCTGCTGCGCCCGGCTACGTTCGTGCCGGAGTCCAAGCGTCTGAATGTGTTGCTGCGTGAATTCCGCGCCAACCACAACCACATGGCCATCGTCATCGACGAGTACGGCGGCGTGGCCGGTCTGGTGACGATTGAAGACGTGCTGGAGCAGATCGTCGGCGACATCGAAGACGAGCACGACGTCGAAGAAGACAGCTACATCAAACCACTGCCCAGCGGTGACTTCCTGATCAAGGCCCTGACGCCGATCGAGAACTTCAACGAGTTCTTCGACAGCGAATTCTCCGACGACGAGTTCGACACCGTTGGCGGTCTGGTGATGAGCGCGTTCGGGCACTTGCCAAAACGCAACGAAATCACTGAAATCGGCGCCTATCGTTTCCGCATCCTGAACGCCGACAGCCGTCGGATTCATTTGCTGCGACTGACCCCTATCGCCCGGTAA